In Brassica napus cultivar Da-Ae chromosome A3, Da-Ae, whole genome shotgun sequence, the sequence TTGATcgttatacttatatatatatatatatatgtaagtaaATCTGCTAGAGTTTATTATACATCTATAAGTTTAATTACCTTCAAGTGCATTCTCATTTGAGCAATGGTTCTTTACCATGACAGCTATATCGGTTGCTGAAGCTCCAGCTAGTTCGAATTTCTCCACTGCAACCTCCATGCATTCATCCCAAGTAGGTAGGCCAAGCTTATATTCAACAATAGACCGTTCATATAGTAAAGAACCCCACAACAGGTTAATCTGAGAGCTCATATTAGCTgttttctctgtgttttcttCATCGGACGTTTCACTAAACACCCCATCCAAACCCAGCTTCTGAAGCATTTCTTTATGTTGATCAAAGTTGGAAATTCCATTTAGACGGCGTTCTTCCATCTCTTCCCAAATTTGCATACCCTTTTCCATACTCTCCTCAGCTTTGTTATAGAGCTTTAATACATCCTGAGAAGCGTCGCTATCTACATCTATCGTCTTGTTGCCAAGCGCATGATACCAGCAAAGCTTAGCCTGCTCAAACTGTTGTTGCCCGAGTGCAAGATAAGCTTCGTAGAAATCATATTTAACTTTAACCGCTTCCTCGTATTTTTCTGCAGCTTTGTTGTACTCCTTCGTTGCCCATTCAAATCCTGCCTCGACCTTCTCTAGTATAGTTTCTCTCGAGCCGTCCTCGGGAAAATAGATCTGTCTTCTTGCCTTAGACATATGAATGTTCCCCCAGTTAAAGAAGGCAAGTGCAGCCATTTCTTGGAACTTATCAGCAGCAATATCAAAGAGTTCTTGCGCATCTTCCCCAGTGACGGTATCTTCCATCCCTTCTGTATAAAGCTTCATCCCAAGGTTATGAAGGTCCAAGTAAGAATCAGAATCAAACCCGACATGGTTCTTGAACAACTGCGCAAACTGGAAAATCCAATGATCAAGGCCAGCAGATGCTTTCTCAGATTCCACACACTCTCCAACACTTGCATTATCAGCAACACTACTCGATCCCTTAGCAAACTTACCGGTTGATTCCTCATTGTTCATACTACCTTCATAAGTGGGTTCTTGATTGGGGCTAACTTCAGTTACATATAATCTAAAAGAGCCGAGTTTCTCCCTCGTGGAAGCAGCCAGTCTGAGCTCATCCGTGGTGGTAATGGTAACCAAATCACCCTCTTGGTCTCTATACTTGATCAAGAAACCCTTGAGAGAAGGGTACCGATCTTTGATAACGTCTCTCACAAGTCTAACGCTAGAATCCAACGGCAATTGCGCCCAGCGTATATCATCTCCATGAACCAGCTTCACCGTCCTAGTCACCTTTGGGTCAATCTCTGAAGCAATGACCTCTTTATCCATGACAGGACTAGTAgctttcttctcctcctctaGTTTCTTCCTCCTGCTATCTCCATCTTCAACTTTTGAACTCTCAACAATACCTTggttgcttttcccttcaacaTCTTTTTCAGCATTTACCTTCTTCTCCTCAACCACAACCTTATCCTCTAACCTCTTATCATCTTCAATTTTGGCGGCATCCTCGATACTTTTCCTCTccgtcttcctcttcttcttcctcaacctCTCCTTGACAATCTTCCTTAGCCTAGCAGCGCCAACAGGCTCCACGTGGAGGAAACTCTTCTCCAACTCCACCAAATCGATCCCTTTGGCCACCAAAACCTTCTTGACCCTCTCAAAGATCTCATTAGCAGAAACATTCTCAGGCTCCATACTCAGAACAAGACGCGAATCCCTAAACGCGAAATCCATCTTATTCAGCGCCTCGTAACACCGAGCGCGTTTCAACAAAGCCTTGGTGTGCTTAGGAGAAGCCTCCAGAGCGAGATTGCATTCGTTAATGGCGTTGGGATACTCTCCTAATCCCATTTGCATGTAACAAGAGGCCATGCACGTTCGAAGGTAAGCAACGTCGTCTCCGTGATCTCTAGGTAAAAGTTTGACGGCTTTATCGTACCTTAACATGGCGCCTTCCGTGTCACGTCTCTGGAATAGcttgtttccttcttctttcAGCTCTAATGCTCGATTGATGAAGATCGCCATGTCTTCGTCCGCCTTGGAGGCCGAACGAACCAAGCTTTTTCCTGATTTGTTTCCTCCTCCGCCACCACCGCGACCGGAAGAATCCGTCGGAGGAGTATcgggattcttcttcttccccgtTGGTTTTCCCATTGAATCAATATCCAAATCGAAACAGAGAAATTCGAATTTTAGTTTGGAAAGGATGGAGTAATATCTCTAATCCACAGAATAAAATAGAAGGAGAGAAGAACTCTTGTTGTATAACAATTTCACCGACAATTTCTATTCGGACAAGTCAactttgtatttgtatttaaaCCATCCCGGTTGATCAAATAAATACAGAGAAAAGGACAAACTCATTTTCTTTGTTAACCATgaggatgacaaaaaaattataaactcaaTAGTGTCTTTATGGatgtaaaaaaaagaagagcgTCTTTTTATGGTTTGGTTGAGGAGCTGCAGTCGCACAAAAGGTGGTTCTCTGGTTTCAAGTATCTTCTCCATTTTGCAAATGGTGTGGAGTCTTTCAATTACGCTCAGGGTCGGCCCAATGAGTCTACGGGCCCTTGggcaaaataaattttaatattttatgtaactaatttgaattttttgggccttttatactttttttttttctaaaaatcgaATCTCTGTTGACATTATATATGGAAAAAAAAGTTTGGGCCCATGTCTCCTTGCCCCATGGTGTAAGCCGGTCCTGATTACGCTTCGTGGATTTGGACAGCTTAATCTAGGCAGGTTGTCTCCTTTCTCTTTTGCAGGTTATATCTATCTTATTTCCAGATCTTGTCTTTTCTAAAACCCGCTTTCTATCACACAGTGAATTCGTCAGTGTTAGTCTCGGCGACCCTTCCTTACGGTATGCTTTCACCTTTATTCATGTTTGTGAGAAAAAGTGTTATTAATTTCCTTTTGAACCGACTAATATGTCACACTCAAACAGAAACATTAGCCTAACATGATCAAAGATCAAACTAACCCATGAACTCCTCGTCACCCCAAGTCCTTATGTTTTTTGATCACTCACTAAAACCCTTATGCTTACACTCATTCTTTTGAGGTGGTGTTTAACCCAAGGCACGTTTATCTACTTATACTAATAGTTTTTGTGGCTAACTTTAGATAACTTTCCAAGGAAAATATATTCTTAATATCTTCTATATGGAAAATATATTCTTAAATCTTTGATAAAAATAGTATGcccattttttaaaaacctttCATTTTTAACCgattcaattaaaattttaaatccgtttaaacatattttatttctaatttaattaagaAAGAACCGGCTCTACAGATGataaatataatcaaaattgGTCAcgaaaatcaccaaaaataaacaaattttagtttttaacaaaaatccGGACAATAACGTCTTATAACATATGGAAAAGAGTAGTTTTCACttttcacaaacaaaaaaaaaggtgtatttctctaaaaataacATCTATATGCGGGTCAATCTCTAGTTCCCTATTAACCAACTAGATCGAGTTTAGTTTCTCTTAACCAACTAGATCTAGTTTAGTTTATGTGATGTGTCTTGTTTGAAAAATGCAATCCGAGGATGTAAACTGAAAAAAGTCGTTTTCCTTGCCTTTGACCGTATATGTCATTGTGATGATGATAAGTAGGTGCACTGATCAGAGCCCCTAATTTCGGCTTCTTTCATTGCTTCCCTAAAACTGAAGTGAACTCCATTCCATCAGCGGAGTAAACTAAGACGACGACAAGGCTTTTGCTGACTTGCAAACTGTTCATCCGTCTCCGATCTCGAGACAATTGGGAACTGCGATTCTCTATTTGCCGTTTCGTGCGCTCTATCTCTAGATCTTCTCTGGAGCTGAGATTTGCAAATTCAATGCTTGTTTGTTTGGTATGGGTGATTCAACGATGATCTTAGACGAGACGAATCGAAAGAATCTCATCTTCCTCATCTTACAGTTCCTTCACGAAGAGGGCTATGAGAAAAGCTTACACTTGTACggtctccctctctctctctctctctctcatttacCGTTACAGAGTTTGATCTTCTTATCACTGTGTGTTATAGACTGGAGCAGGATTCAGGGGCTTTCTTTGATTATAGCTACTTTTCTGGTTTTATCACCAATGGTAAGTGGAAAGACGCCGAGGACTACCTTTCAGCATTCACTAGTCCCCATACTAATACATTCTCAAGGAAGATGTTCTTTGACTTGTACAAGTGCAAGTTTTCTGAAGCACCTGATAGGTTAGCTAATGACTTAGTTTTTTTCAGCTAATGACTTCAATTTCATGGTGATTAGTAGATTTTCTTGTAATTTGCTTATTCTTCTCTAGTTGTGTTCTGCAGAAGTGGTGGCTCTGAATCTGCGAACATTTTCTCCAACGATCTGAGACGGATTCCTGTTTTCAAAGATGATGGCTTTGAGGATTTGGTTGAGGTGATTGCTGTAGACGATTTAAGGCaaggattattattattttaagtaGCGCTGTAACAATATTATTCCTTAATGCAGATCTCattgagtttttttctttttgttttgtggtGGTTGCTTTGGTTATAGAATTCCTGAGAAAACTGGGAGCGTGGACAAAGCATTGGTTAGAGCTAGTTTGTGTGTTGATCTCCGCAAACTAGCAGAAAGCAATCCTTCTTTATGTGGCAAACTTGTTTTTCCGAATTTGAATAAATCAGCACTGCTCTCCCTTATCTCCCTCATTTGTCCTAATTCTAATGTGAGAATGGGAGGTTCCAAGGTGGAAATTTTgctcttatttttcttatcagCTTTTTTTTTCGAAGTTATGTTGAGATTTAAAATGCAATGTATATTAGTCTTTTGTTTCTGATCAGTGCGTTTCTTGTAGGAAGATCTCATTCGCTTAATCCTTCAATTTCTCCATGAAGCAAAGTACAAGAACACTTTGCATAGGTAAAAAACATCTGGAAAGATATGCGATTCtggataatatatttattatttgttgaCAAGTTTTTCTTTCCGAAGATTTGAGCAAGAAACAAAAGTCTTCTTCAACGTAAATTATCTGGCTGAAGTGATGAAGCTGGGTGAAATGGGAAAGGCTGAAGAATACCTGGCAGCTTTTACAGACAAACACGCTAATATATACTCAAAGGCCATGTTTCTTGAACTTCAGAAGCTGAAATGGTTCGTTTGTTATTTCCTTGTAAAAGATGCTTGAGCAatcctagacttagttttcacTCTGATGAATATTGTTTTTCCTACTGTAGGGAGGCTACAACCCCATCTGGATCTCTTGATAACACGACGTCGCAAAAGACAAAATTACTTGCGTCTGTTGGCATGCTAGCCAAGAAGAATCCAGCACTGAGAGATAAACTCAGCTTTCCTAAGATGGCAAAATCAAGACTCTTAACACTGATGAAGCAGACGTAAGGCTTCCCAAAAATGGGttgctttctttcttttcattggTTTCTTCTAGTCTTGATTCTCTTCACCTCATGCAGTATGGACTGGTGGAGACCTCATTCATGCAGCAATTCTAAGTCTCTGGAAGATATCCCAGTAGTACCGTACCTTTGTGGCGAACCATCCTCTTTAGAAAACAAATTGAACAGAACGAAGGTTGGTAACTGCAAACTTAAGGAAATCAATCATCCATCCGAGTGCAGTTCACTGGTTCTTCCTAATTATTGGTCAGGTGAAAGGGTATGTAATGGCTACTTTCTCCAGAATCTTATAAGACTTTCATTCTCACCTTTTATTCATCTATAcaaggaaaacaaaaagaacCTTTTTACTTTGTTTAGAGAAAAATGATCTGTTGAATAGCGATGCTGTTTGTTGATGCATGTAGTCAAAATTTTCCTTTATATCTTCAACCACTGGGATCACATTGGTATAATTATTTGGTTTTGCTAGATTGCATGCTTGACATATTCCCCTTGTGGAGATTACATTCTGGCTTTGGCAGATGACGCCACACATAAACTCTGGACGTGGTCGACTGGCCAAAATGAATTCTGCAAGGTTTAAACTCAGATGCCAAATTTGTCTCtcctatatttatttttagctctCTGATGTCATTGGCTACTTACCCTAtctacttgatttttttttcaaactgtCTACTTATATAGCATACTCCTCGAGTATTGAAGGAAGATGTATTTCCGAAGCCACGATTACATCAACCCATGAGTGGGAAAACTATGAAAAACGAAATAGCCACCTCTGTTGAGGATTCAACGTCTTGCTTTGCGATCAAGGGCTCCTATCTTTTCTCTACTTCAGGAGGAAAAATAGCTGTTTTTGATTTGAAGAGTTTTGAGGTAATAAGCATTGTATTCTACTGTTATAAGCTTTCAACTCCTGCCTTTTGTGTCATCAAATGATACTGTGTTGCATAAAAAACTGCAGAGGGTAGCTTCTTTTGGAAGTCCTATTAAACCTACGGCTACGTACTTTATATTTATTCCTGTTGATTTACTTGCCGTTGGGCTTGATGATGGCTCTATCCTCATCCATTGCTTATCCTCAAGAAAGGTAAAGCTCTCCGTTTTCATAGTGTAATCATCTGAACCGTTGTCTTGGTTTGTCTAGtgcaaaaataaattatatatactaaCATGAATCCGTAAAATGTGTTAGATCAAAGAAAAGTTGGACGGCCATGATCAGAGAATAACCTGCTTAGCATTTTCGCGCTGTTTTAATGTCCTCGTCTCATCAGGAGCAGATGGAAAGGTTTGTACATGCCATCTTTACTGTAGGTGTTTTCAGGATTTtcctaaattgttttttttttgttttctccagCTCTGTGTTTGGAGCACAAAAAGATGGCTAAAGCTAACAAGTATTGACTCTATTCAAAACTTTTGCACCCGGCGTAACAATGTGCCCTCTCTGGTAACGCAAATCCAGTTTGACCCGTATCAAATCGAGCTACTCGTTGTCCAAGATAAGTGGATAAGTAGACACGCAGCTCCAACTCTAGATTGCCTTAGTCAGGTAAAAAGGCAAATACTTGCAAGACTCTTCTCTGATGATATCCCCTTGCATCTAAGGTTATAACCAATAAAATGCTATGCAGTGGGTTCCTGATGAATCTGAAGCTGCAATTACTTCTGCTACATATTCTTCTGATGGTGAGATCATCTGTGTTGGCTTTAGAAGCGAGTCTATAAAAATTCTTGACTCCATGACATTTCTGATAAAATGTCGAATCAATCTCACTGCTTTCACTCAACCCATCCCTAGCAACATCAGGTACACTTTCCTTGCCTGCCCCACGTTTCTTATATTCGATACTAAAAACGGTCAGAAATGATGTAATCAAACTGTGAATGAGACAGGGTCAAGGTTTATCCGGCTGTTGTAGCCGCTCATCCATCACATCCGAGCCAGATCTCTGTTGGGCTAAGTAACGGTAAGGTCATCGTTCTTCAGCCCTTAGGGAGAGGAGGATGGGGTGAAGCAGATGCACTTGAAGACGATGGAGATAATTCTGATGGCTTAGAGCATTGTTACTGACCGATGACCACATAGACTGCCTTAAGTGTTTTTTTGTATGTCCATCTGCCTGGTGCGTTTTACTGTTCTTTTTGGATGTATTCTGTGTAGGGTAATTCGTAATTAATAGATGCGtcttttgtgtattattcatcgtAAAGCATCTATCAAAAAGCTtccaaattaatattttctgaTGAAGAAGATTAGTGCTGGTAAATTTTTTGcattctctttttcttcttaataaGATTAGAATAGGGCTATAGCTAATTCATTGGAGAATAATTGTTCACTTTTTAATCATACTGAGGATTTTCCCCTACCCGGGGTTTAAacattatatttgtatataatccTCTATATACGGCGAATCAAATACTGACATGTGGAAAagatttataaaacaatttgaaaaaataaaaattcatctCCTAATTTTCTGTAATCCAAATTTTCAACTAACTATATTCCTAATTTTTCTCACAAATCCCAcgttatatttttgtaaaccgTTTTCTTGGTGTCCTATATAAATTAATCTACTTCCCCTAAATTTTATCTCTCACACAAGAGCATCGTGTGTTCAAAGGTGAGTTATGAGTCTGAAACTGTTTTATCATTTATGTACATTTGATCAGAATTttactctctctccctctctcctaTTCTCCATAGCTTCATGGTTCTTTTTCTATTGAGTTCTTAGACCGATAGAAAACTCTATACAAGTATATGGTTATTCTTTTAGATTCAGTTTcctcttatttttatttaataatctcTTAATTGTTCATTTCAGGCTAAAATGCCACTAGAATATATTCTGTTTCAAAgctttatttttcaataaaagtTTGGAAATTCAAAGCTTTGCCAGCAATGAAGGaagaagataaaagacataCAAGCTTTCTCTCAACAAACTTAGAACTAAAGGAGAACCGTACACAATCTAAAAACAAATGGTATGTTTAGTTCTTTGATTGACTCTTTTAGGTTACACTTTATAAAACACGTTTTGGTTTTGTAACTTGGAAGAAATCATATCTCATGAAGTAATGATTAACAAATGATGCGATGACAttccaccaaaaaaaaaaacctatcaACAATTATGATTATACAAATCAGATATTTACAATTTGTTTGTTATGGTTACTATTTCACTAATCTCCTTTTCTATAATTGAGCATACGCTACTAtcttacatttttttgtaaGTCTATTATATAAAAATCGACTATGTACATACatgtttcatttcatttttgtgatataattttttaagaattatatatttttttaaacttattgTAGGTGGTATGCATTTCTAGAAATGTGCctaaaataagtttattttaaattaaaacaaataaaaaatttatttttattttaaaagataatttaaaagcaaaaaagaAATTATCTTTGTTGGTGTGATTTACTATGGTAAGGAATTTGCTAAATCATGGCTGCAAAATGAATCATTTATGTATAAAACACAGTCTCACTTGACGAATCATATTCTGTTaggtaataaatatttacaaacttAAGAGAAATTACTTcaaacaaatatgtttttttaaacagCCGTATAACAGTTTCGTGAAACCAACTACATTACCCATGATCATTCTTCTTTATCCATCACCATATATATTCTTTTGGTAA encodes:
- the LOC125606892 gene encoding protein PHOX1-like; translated protein: MGKPTGKKKNPDTPPTDSSGRGGGGGGNKSGKSLVRSASKADEDMAIFINRALELKEEGNKLFQRRDTEGAMLRYDKAVKLLPRDHGDDVAYLRTCMASCYMQMGLGEYPNAINECNLALEASPKHTKALLKRARCYEALNKMDFAFRDSRLVLSMEPENVSANEIFERVKKVLVAKGIDLVELEKSFLHVEPVGAARLRKIVKERLRKKKRKTERKSIEDAAKIEDDKRLEDKVVVEEKKVNAEKDVEGKSNQGIVESSKVEDGDSRRKKLEEEKKATSPVMDKEVIASEIDPKVTRTVKLVHGDDIRWAQLPLDSSVRLVRDVIKDRYPSLKGFLIKYRDQEGDLVTITTTDELRLAASTREKLGSFRLYVTEVSPNQEPTYEGSMNNEESTGKFAKGSSSVADNASVGECVESEKASAGLDHWIFQFAQLFKNHVGFDSDSYLDLHNLGMKLYTEGMEDTVTGEDAQELFDIAADKFQEMAALAFFNWGNIHMSKARRQIYFPEDGSRETILEKVEAGFEWATKEYNKAAEKYEEAVKVKYDFYEAYLALGQQQFEQAKLCWYHALGNKTIDVDSDASQDVLKLYNKAEESMEKGMQIWEEMEERRLNGISNFDQHKEMLQKLGLDGVFSETSDEENTEKTANMSSQINLLWGSLLYERSIVEYKLGLPTWDECMEVAVEKFELAGASATDIAVMVKNHCSNENALEGMGFKIDEIVQAWNEMYDAKRWQIGVPSFRLEPLFRRRSPKLHDILENVFSGPQ
- the LOC106438395 gene encoding topless-related protein 4 isoform X1 gives rise to the protein MGDSTMILDETNRKNLIFLILQFLHEEGYEKSLHLLEQDSGAFFDYSYFSGFITNGKWKDAEDYLSAFTSPHTNTFSRKMFFDLYKCKFSEAPDRSGGSESANIFSNDLRRIPVFKDDGFEDLVEVIAVDDLRIPEKTGSVDKALVRASLCVDLRKLAESNPSLCGKLVFPNLNKSALLSLISLICPNSNVRMGGSKEDLIRLILQFLHEAKYKNTLHRFEQETKVFFNVNYLAEVMKLGEMGKAEEYLAAFTDKHANIYSKAMFLELQKLKWEATTPSGSLDNTTSQKTKLLASVGMLAKKNPALRDKLSFPKMAKSRLLTLMKQTMDWWRPHSCSNSKSLEDIPVVPYLCGEPSSLENKLNRTKVGNCKLKEINHPSECSSLVLPNYWSGERIACLTYSPCGDYILALADDATHKLWTWSTGQNEFCKHTPRVLKEDVFPKPRLHQPMSGKTMKNEIATSVEDSTSCFAIKGSYLFSTSGGKIAVFDLKSFERVASFGSPIKPTATYFIFIPVDLLAVGLDDGSILIHCLSSRKIKEKLDGHDQRITCLAFSRCFNVLVSSGADGKLCVWSTKRWLKLTSIDSIQNFCTRRNNVPSLVTQIQFDPYQIELLVVQDKWISRHAAPTLDCLSQWVPDESEAAITSATYSSDGEIICVGFRSESIKILDSMTFLIKCRINLTAFTQPIPSNIRVKVYPAVVAAHPSHPSQISVGLSNGKVIVLQPLGRGGWGEADALEDDGDNSDGLEHCY
- the LOC106438395 gene encoding topless-related protein 4 isoform X2; protein product: MRKAYTYWSRIQGLSLIIATFLVLSPMVSGKTPRTTFQHSLVPILIHSQGRCSLTCTSASFLKHLIVVFCRSGGSESANIFSNDLRRIPVFKDDGFEDLVEVIAVDDLRIPEKTGSVDKALVRASLCVDLRKLAESNPSLCGKLVFPNLNKSALLSLISLICPNSNVRMGGSKEDLIRLILQFLHEAKYKNTLHRFEQETKVFFNVNYLAEVMKLGEMGKAEEYLAAFTDKHANIYSKAMFLELQKLKWEATTPSGSLDNTTSQKTKLLASVGMLAKKNPALRDKLSFPKMAKSRLLTLMKQTMDWWRPHSCSNSKSLEDIPVVPYLCGEPSSLENKLNRTKVGNCKLKEINHPSECSSLVLPNYWSGERIACLTYSPCGDYILALADDATHKLWTWSTGQNEFCKHTPRVLKEDVFPKPRLHQPMSGKTMKNEIATSVEDSTSCFAIKGSYLFSTSGGKIAVFDLKSFERVASFGSPIKPTATYFIFIPVDLLAVGLDDGSILIHCLSSRKIKEKLDGHDQRITCLAFSRCFNVLVSSGADGKLCVWSTKRWLKLTSIDSIQNFCTRRNNVPSLVTQIQFDPYQIELLVVQDKWISRHAAPTLDCLSQWVPDESEAAITSATYSSDGEIICVGFRSESIKILDSMTFLIKCRINLTAFTQPIPSNIRVKVYPAVVAAHPSHPSQISVGLSNGKVIVLQPLGRGGWGEADALEDDGDNSDGLEHCY